The Austwickia sp. genome includes a region encoding these proteins:
- the hemG gene encoding protoporphyrinogen oxidase, which translates to MGEAGRRAVVVGGGITGLVAARRLAQAGYATTILEASDRLGGQIRTVPVGSVDGGGRTYVVDMGAEAMHTMAPRALALIDELGLRASMVTARTGQSYLWTPRGRRRLPAGVGPAGPTRLRPVLASGVMSPAGLVRAGLEPLAARLRRAPELGPGHDVAVGEFVAGRFGRQVVDRFVDPLLGGLHSGDVRRLSLRATTPTLVPAATTGRSLMPLPQPARNLPARKRPTMDFLSWPGGLAAVLEAVLADVAVDVRLGSPATGIALADGGGYLVRTPTGDLPADVVVLAVPAWAAADLVRPHASRAADTLAQTRTASTVSVLLGFPRAGVAGVPALQGNRLLVPSTTGTLLKAVTNLTAKWPQYAAGPDGGDLFLMRLSAGRDGQDLVAGMTDDTLVDHLRRDLRQLTGLDVAPTVVLVQRWPRGLPQLTVGHVDRTTYVRRELAHALPGVALAGAAYDGIGLGACIASAEDAVRQLTKETSA; encoded by the coding sequence ATGGGTGAGGCCGGACGGCGTGCCGTCGTGGTCGGGGGCGGGATCACGGGACTGGTGGCCGCGCGGCGGTTGGCCCAGGCGGGGTACGCGACGACGATCCTCGAGGCCTCGGACCGGCTGGGCGGCCAGATCCGGACGGTGCCCGTCGGCTCGGTCGACGGGGGCGGCCGGACGTACGTCGTCGACATGGGCGCCGAGGCCATGCACACCATGGCCCCGCGGGCCCTGGCGCTGATCGACGAGCTGGGCCTGCGCGCATCGATGGTCACCGCCCGGACCGGCCAGAGCTACCTGTGGACCCCGCGCGGCCGGCGGCGGCTCCCGGCCGGGGTGGGCCCGGCGGGACCCACCCGGCTGCGACCCGTGCTGGCCAGCGGTGTGATGTCCCCGGCCGGGCTGGTGCGGGCCGGGTTGGAGCCGCTCGCGGCCCGGCTCCGGCGCGCCCCCGAGCTGGGCCCCGGGCACGACGTGGCGGTGGGCGAGTTCGTGGCGGGCCGGTTCGGCCGCCAGGTGGTCGACCGCTTCGTCGACCCGCTGCTCGGCGGCCTGCACTCGGGCGACGTGCGGCGGCTGAGCCTGCGCGCCACGACCCCGACGCTGGTGCCGGCCGCCACGACCGGGCGCTCGCTGATGCCGCTACCCCAGCCGGCACGCAACCTGCCGGCGCGGAAGCGGCCGACGATGGACTTCCTGTCCTGGCCCGGCGGGCTGGCAGCCGTGCTTGAGGCCGTGCTGGCCGACGTGGCCGTCGACGTACGGCTGGGCTCCCCCGCCACGGGCATCGCACTGGCCGACGGCGGCGGCTACCTGGTCCGCACCCCGACGGGCGACCTCCCCGCGGACGTCGTCGTCCTCGCCGTGCCCGCGTGGGCCGCGGCGGACCTCGTGCGCCCCCACGCGTCGCGGGCGGCGGACACGCTGGCTCAGACCCGGACGGCCTCGACGGTCAGCGTCCTGCTGGGCTTCCCGCGCGCGGGCGTTGCGGGCGTCCCGGCGCTGCAGGGCAACCGCCTGCTGGTTCCGTCGACGACGGGCACCCTACTCAAGGCCGTGACGAACCTGACGGCGAAGTGGCCCCAGTACGCGGCGGGCCCGGACGGCGGCGACCTCTTCTTGATGCGCCTGTCCGCGGGCCGGGACGGCCAGGACCTGGTGGCCGGCATGACCGACGACACGCTGGTCGACCACCTCCGCCGGGACCTGCGGCAGCTCACCGGCCTCGACGTCGCACCGACGGTCGTGCTCGTGCAGCGGTGGCCGCGTGGGCTGCCACAGCTCACGGTGGGGCACGTGGACCGTACGACGTACGTGCGCCGCGAACTGGCGCACGCACTTCCCGGCGTCGCGCTGGCGGGCGCGGCGTACGACGGCATCGGCCTCGGCGCCTGTATCGCCTCGGCGGAGGACGCCGTCCGGCAGCTCACGAAGGAGACCAGCGCATGA
- a CDS encoding TIGR04053 family radical SAM/SPASM domain-containing protein: protein MTTNAGHSHPQQGHPHAAHPNSDRAVRHLHHDVGDRPMIVIWETTRACQLVCRHCRADAQKAPHPDQLTTAQGKALLDEIAGFGRPFPIVVLTGGDPFERTDLPELVRYGAGLGLHMALSPSVTPKMSRESLGVFRDSGVHAISLSIDGARAEVHDGFRGVDGVFDATVRAAGWCKELGYRLQVNSTVTRDTVDELPDLLRLVLRLGASLWSVFFLVPTGRGSALQALSAAEVEDVLHWLHDVSDLLAVKTTEAPHYRRVAIQRARRAAALAGGAAEDSLPPVEHGELYGRLRAAVAALLDDPDLVRRTPRPPIDVNSGRGFAFVSHVGGVYPSGFFPEHCGNVKDTGFREIYRTNPLLVALRHPENYHGKCGVCEYNEVCGGSRSHTYAVTGDILGSDPTCVYVPAAMQVHERPTHARA from the coding sequence ATGACCACGAACGCCGGCCACTCGCACCCGCAGCAGGGGCACCCCCACGCGGCGCACCCGAACAGCGATCGGGCCGTCCGCCACCTGCACCACGACGTCGGCGACCGGCCGATGATCGTCATCTGGGAGACCACCCGCGCCTGCCAGCTGGTCTGCCGGCACTGCCGCGCCGACGCCCAGAAGGCACCGCACCCCGACCAGCTGACGACCGCGCAGGGCAAGGCGCTGCTCGACGAGATCGCCGGGTTCGGGCGGCCGTTCCCGATCGTCGTGCTGACCGGCGGGGACCCGTTCGAGCGGACGGATTTGCCGGAGCTGGTGCGGTACGGCGCCGGGCTCGGCCTGCACATGGCGCTGTCGCCGTCGGTCACCCCGAAGATGAGCCGGGAGTCGCTGGGCGTCTTCCGCGACTCCGGCGTACACGCCATCTCGCTGTCCATCGACGGCGCCCGGGCCGAGGTGCACGACGGGTTCCGCGGGGTCGACGGCGTCTTCGACGCGACCGTGCGCGCGGCGGGCTGGTGCAAGGAGCTGGGCTACCGGCTGCAGGTGAACTCCACGGTCACTCGGGACACCGTCGATGAGCTGCCCGACCTGCTGCGGCTGGTGCTGCGGCTGGGGGCCTCGCTGTGGAGCGTCTTCTTCCTGGTGCCGACCGGCCGCGGGAGCGCGCTGCAGGCGCTGTCGGCGGCCGAGGTCGAGGACGTGCTGCACTGGCTGCACGACGTCTCCGACCTGCTCGCCGTCAAGACGACGGAGGCCCCGCACTACCGACGGGTGGCCATCCAGCGGGCCCGCCGGGCGGCGGCGCTCGCCGGCGGCGCGGCGGAGGACTCACTGCCGCCGGTGGAGCACGGCGAGCTCTACGGCCGCCTCCGCGCCGCCGTGGCGGCCCTGCTCGACGACCCGGACCTGGTACGCCGAACGCCGCGGCCGCCCATCGACGTCAACTCCGGCCGGGGCTTCGCGTTCGTGTCCCACGTCGGCGGCGTCTACCCCAGCGGCTTCTTCCCGGAGCACTGCGGCAACGTCAAGGACACCGGGTTCCGAGAGATCTACCGCACGAACCCGCTGCTCGTCGCGCTGCGGCACCCGGAGAACTACCACGGCAAGTGCGGGGTCTGCGAATACAACGAGGTGTGCGGCGGCTCGCGCTCGCACACGTACGCCGTGACGGGCGACATCCTCGGCTCGGACCCGACGTGCGTCTATGTCCCGGCGGCGATGCAGGTCCACGAGCGCCCCACCCACGCGCGGGCATAA
- a CDS encoding zinc-binding alcohol dehydrogenase, with amino-acid sequence MEARAYWTTEPGRGEIRTEPLPSPGAGEALVRTTRSGISRGTESLVHRGGVPEPVRDLMRAPFQAGDLPGPVKYGYLSVGVVEAVGDQVETGLIGRRVFCLYPHQDRYVVPATALTPVPDDVPDDRAVLAGAVETALNALWDAAPRYGDRVAVVGAGMIGACAAALLRQFPLARLELVDPEPARREVADAFGVSLVPPERAAGDCDVVLHASATEAGLATALRLAGEEAEVVELSWYGERSPAVPLGEAFHARRLTMRASQVGQVSAARRARRTTQDRLALAFAELADPAYDVLLTGACPFDELPARMDDIAVGRWPGLAHVVTYP; translated from the coding sequence ATGGAGGCTCGCGCGTACTGGACCACTGAGCCCGGCCGCGGCGAGATCCGCACCGAGCCGCTGCCCTCGCCGGGAGCCGGCGAGGCCTTGGTCCGGACCACCCGCTCGGGCATCAGCCGGGGCACCGAGTCGCTGGTGCACCGAGGCGGGGTCCCCGAGCCCGTCCGCGATCTCATGCGCGCGCCGTTCCAGGCGGGCGACCTGCCCGGGCCGGTCAAGTACGGCTACCTGTCCGTCGGCGTCGTCGAGGCCGTCGGAGACCAGGTCGAGACGGGTCTGATCGGGCGGCGCGTGTTCTGCCTCTACCCGCACCAGGATCGGTACGTGGTGCCGGCCACCGCCCTGACGCCCGTCCCGGACGACGTACCGGACGACCGCGCCGTCCTCGCGGGCGCCGTCGAGACCGCGCTCAACGCGCTCTGGGACGCGGCGCCGCGCTATGGCGACCGGGTCGCGGTCGTCGGCGCGGGCATGATCGGCGCGTGCGCGGCGGCCCTATTGCGGCAATTCCCGCTCGCCCGACTGGAGCTCGTCGACCCCGAGCCCGCCCGCCGGGAGGTGGCGGACGCCTTCGGGGTGTCCCTCGTGCCGCCGGAGCGGGCCGCCGGTGACTGCGACGTGGTGCTGCACGCCTCGGCCACCGAGGCCGGGCTGGCCACGGCGCTGCGTCTGGCGGGCGAGGAGGCGGAGGTGGTGGAGCTGAGCTGGTACGGCGAGCGGTCCCCCGCCGTACCCCTCGGCGAGGCCTTCCACGCCCGGCGCCTGACGATGCGGGCCTCGCAGGTCGGCCAGGTCTCGGCGGCGCGCCGCGCCCGGCGTACGACCCAGGACCGCCTCGCCCTCGCCTTCGCCGAGCTGGCCGACCCGGCGTACGACGTCCTGCTCACCGGCGCCTGCCCGTTCGACGAGCTACCTGCCAGGATGGACGACATCGCCGTGGGTCGGTGGCCCGGCCTGGCTCATGTCGTGACCTACCCCTGA
- a CDS encoding 6-carboxytetrahydropterin synthase: protein MFALTVRDHVMIAHSLPDPFFGPAQGLHGATLVAEVTWRRADLDAHGVVLDIGAAGTLLREVLADLNYRNLDEHPAFAGRLSTTEAVARHIADAVAAGMPGVGLPVADFVELEVVLREHPDAWASYRRALGGAA from the coding sequence ATGTTCGCGCTCACCGTCCGCGACCACGTGATGATCGCGCACAGCCTGCCCGACCCGTTCTTCGGCCCGGCGCAGGGTCTGCACGGCGCCACGCTGGTGGCCGAGGTGACCTGGCGCCGCGCGGACCTCGACGCGCACGGCGTGGTCCTCGACATCGGCGCGGCGGGCACCCTGCTGCGCGAGGTCCTGGCGGATCTGAACTACCGCAACCTCGACGAGCACCCGGCCTTTGCGGGGCGCCTGTCCACGACCGAGGCCGTGGCCCGGCACATCGCCGACGCCGTCGCCGCCGGGATGCCGGGGGTGGGGCTGCCGGTGGCGGACTTCGTCGAGCTGGAGGTCGTCCTTCGCGAGCACCCCGACGCGTGGGCCAGCTACCGCCGGGCGCTGGGGGGCGCGGCGTGA
- a CDS encoding glycosyltransferase family 4 protein, whose protein sequence is MRVGFVVPEPGGTPSGGHTYNDRVLRHWAERGHPAQAVTVGGGWPHPDDAARERLAAALREHPVSLVDGLVGACCPQQIQEAVATGHQVVLLIHLPLADETGLALDQARDLEGLERWAAHAATAVVATSQTAAEDVRRRHELPRVGAVPPGADPRPIAPGSVPEPGGALDGSDAAGDAPRLGVLASVTPRKNQSGLVEALAVLADRAWTAEFVGPQPDPAYAAPVRDRAAALGLANRIALPGVLDDADLERFWSRLDLLVLPSLHETYGLVVTEALAHGIPAVVSRGTGAVEALTGTPCDGVDPADPAGALIDPRSREDMARVLGGWLDEETTRTTWRARALARRADLRPWSAAADELWEFVQAVSAGPGA, encoded by the coding sequence GTGAGGGTCGGTTTCGTCGTTCCGGAACCGGGCGGTACGCCCAGCGGGGGGCACACCTATAACGACCGAGTCCTGCGGCACTGGGCCGAGCGAGGGCACCCGGCCCAGGCCGTCACCGTCGGCGGCGGCTGGCCGCACCCGGACGACGCCGCGCGCGAGCGACTGGCCGCGGCCCTGCGCGAACATCCGGTCAGCCTGGTCGACGGACTGGTCGGCGCGTGCTGCCCCCAGCAGATCCAGGAGGCGGTCGCCACCGGGCATCAGGTCGTCCTGCTCATCCACCTGCCCCTGGCCGACGAGACCGGCCTGGCCCTCGACCAGGCCCGCGACCTGGAGGGACTGGAGCGCTGGGCGGCCCACGCGGCCACGGCCGTGGTCGCCACGAGCCAGACCGCGGCCGAGGACGTCCGGCGCCGACACGAGCTGCCCCGGGTGGGTGCGGTGCCGCCGGGGGCGGATCCCCGCCCGATCGCCCCGGGCTCGGTGCCGGAACCCGGTGGGGCCCTCGACGGCTCCGACGCTGCGGGCGATGCCCCGCGGCTCGGCGTCCTGGCCTCCGTCACCCCGCGCAAGAACCAGTCCGGCCTGGTCGAGGCGCTGGCCGTGCTTGCCGACCGGGCCTGGACGGCTGAGTTCGTGGGGCCGCAACCCGACCCGGCGTACGCCGCCCCCGTCCGCGACCGCGCCGCCGCCCTCGGCCTCGCCAACCGGATCGCGCTCCCCGGCGTTCTCGACGATGCCGACCTCGAACGGTTCTGGTCCCGACTCGACCTGCTCGTCCTGCCGTCGCTGCACGAGACGTACGGCCTCGTCGTCACCGAGGCGCTCGCGCACGGGATCCCCGCCGTCGTCTCGCGAGGGACGGGAGCGGTGGAGGCGCTGACGGGTACGCCGTGCGATGGCGTCGACCCTGCCGATCCGGCCGGCGCGCTCATCGATCCGCGCAGCCGCGAGGACATGGCGCGGGTGCTCGGCGGCTGGCTGGATGAGGAGACGACCCGTACGACGTGGCGCGCGCGGGCGCTGGCCCGGCGGGCCGACCTGCGCCCCTGGTCGGCTGCCGCGGACGAGCTGTGGGAGTTCGTCCAGGCCGTCAGCGCAGGCCCGGGAGCGTGA
- a CDS encoding SAM-dependent methyltransferase, which translates to MTDRVPGCGPDQPSDAGRPIGGGQAGGPDRPIAADWLALRRALDEAARESSVGLLGELAATYPAGASVHVVDVGAGTGANRAYLEPRLPFPTSWTLIDHDPALLAAADNEGCRRVLGGIPELAGVLAELGSGPRLVTCSALLDLLAAAELDALVDAVVAAGVPALFALTVTGDVRIEPADAADELVRAAFDAHQARSARPGPAASTYVARAATRAGALVRTAQTPWRVAAAASTQDFLRRYLADRADAAIEQLAGEPLAQEQVAAWRARRVAQVSAGELILQVDHQDLLLLPA; encoded by the coding sequence GTGACCGACCGCGTGCCGGGCTGCGGGCCGGACCAGCCGAGCGACGCCGGGCGGCCGATTGGAGGCGGCCAGGCTGGCGGCCCGGACCGGCCCATCGCCGCGGACTGGCTGGCGCTGCGGCGGGCGTTGGATGAGGCCGCGCGGGAATCGTCGGTCGGGCTGCTGGGCGAGCTTGCCGCGACGTACCCCGCCGGCGCGTCCGTCCACGTCGTCGATGTGGGCGCGGGGACCGGGGCCAATCGTGCGTACCTGGAGCCCCGCCTGCCCTTCCCCACGTCCTGGACGCTGATCGACCACGATCCCGCGCTGCTGGCGGCGGCGGACAACGAAGGCTGTCGGCGCGTGCTTGGCGGGATCCCTGAGCTGGCGGGGGTCCTGGCGGAGCTGGGGTCCGGGCCGCGGCTGGTCACCTGCTCGGCCCTGCTCGACCTCCTTGCGGCCGCCGAGCTGGATGCCCTGGTCGATGCCGTGGTCGCCGCCGGGGTCCCGGCGTTGTTCGCGCTCACCGTGACCGGCGACGTGAGGATCGAGCCTGCGGACGCCGCCGACGAGCTGGTCCGCGCGGCATTCGACGCTCATCAGGCGAGGTCCGCCCGGCCCGGCCCGGCGGCATCGACGTACGTCGCCCGCGCCGCCACTCGGGCCGGCGCCCTCGTCCGGACCGCCCAGACGCCCTGGCGCGTGGCCGCCGCGGCCTCGACCCAGGACTTCCTGCGCCGCTACCTGGCCGACCGGGCCGACGCGGCGATCGAACAGCTCGCCGGCGAGCCGCTGGCCCAGGAGCAGGTGGCGGCGTGGCGGGCCCGGCGCGTGGCCCAGGTCAGCGCCGGGGAGCTGATCCTCCAGGTGGACCACCAGGACCTGCTGCTCCTGCCCGCGTGA